The Pseudomonas alkylphenolica genomic sequence TATCGAGAGACATTGACGGGTTACCAATCCTGGAGGGTCAGCGAGATGACCAGAATATAAAACGCAGAAAAAGAAAAAGGGTAGCCGAGGCTACCCTTTAACTCAATCGCAGCAGCAGTGATCGACCTGGGCCGATTACTTGCCTTTGCGCATTTGCTGGACGGTACGCAGCTGGGCTGCGGCCTCGGCCAGACGTGCAGCGGCGGCACCGTAGTCGAAATCCGCGCTTTTTACATGCAGGGCGTTCTCAGCAGCCTTGAGGGCTTCCTGAGCCTGAGCTTCGTCCAGGTCGGCAGCACGTTGCACGGTATCGGCAAGCACCTTGACCATGTTCGGCTGGACCTCGAGG encodes the following:
- a CDS encoding F0F1 ATP synthase subunit epsilon, whose translation is MAMTVHCDIVSAEGEIFSGLVEMVVAHGNLGDLGIAPGHAPLITNLKPGPITLTKQGGAQEVFYISGGFLEVQPNMVKVLADTVQRAADLDEAQAQEALKAAENALHVKSADFDYGAAAARLAEAAAQLRTVQQMRKGK